From Macaca mulatta isolate MMU2019108-1 chromosome 1, T2T-MMU8v2.0, whole genome shotgun sequence, the proteins below share one genomic window:
- the LOC707382 gene encoding LOW QUALITY PROTEIN: dihydrofolate reductase (The sequence of the model RefSeq protein was modified relative to this genomic sequence to represent the inferred CDS: inserted 1 base in 1 codon) has translation MDNFAPILTARSVLTSWLGGAPAAVMVHLLNCIVAVSQNMGIGKNGDLPWLPLRNEFRYFQRMTTTSSVEGKQNLVIMGKKTWFSIPEKNRPLKGRINLVLSRELKEPPQGAHFLARSLDDALKLTXQPELANKVDMIWIVGGSSVYKEAMNHPGHLKLFVTRIMQDFESDTFLPEIDLEKYKLLPEYPGVLSDVQEEKGIKYKFEVYEKND, from the exons atggacaatttcgCGCCAATCTTGACCGCGCGTTCTGTTTTAACGAGCTGGCTCGGAGGTGCTCCAGCTGCTGTCATGGTTCATTTGCTAAACTGCATCGTCGCTGTGTCCCAGAACATGGGCATCGGCAAGAATGGGGACCTGCCCTGGCTGCCGCTCAGGAATGAATTCAGATATTTCCAGAGAATGACCACAACCTCTTCAGTAGAAGGTAAACAGAATCTGGTGATTATGGGTAAGAAGACTTGGTTCTCCATTCCTGAGAAGAATCGACCTTTAAAGGGTAGAATTAATTTAGTACTCAGCAGAGAACTCAAGGAACCTCCACAAGGAGCTCATTTTCTTGCCAGAAGTCTGGATGATGCCTTAAAACTTA AACAACCAGAATTAGCAAATAAAGTAGACATGATTTGGATAGTTGGTGGCAGTTCTGTTTATAAGGAAGCCATGAATCACCCAGGCCATCTTAAACTATTTGTGACAAGGATCATGCAAGACTTTGAAAGTGACACCTTTCTTCCAGAAATTGATTTGGAGAAATATAAACTTCTACCAGAATACCCAGGTGTTCTCTCTGATGTCCAAGAGGAGAAAGGCATTAAGTACAAATTTGAAGTATATGAGAAGAATGATTAA